The following proteins are encoded in a genomic region of Limosilactobacillus reuteri subsp. reuteri:
- a CDS encoding MDR family MFS transporter, producing MNHQGVELKWLLFGMFLGSIGNSFVWPLTTIYIHDQLHESLTVSGIVLLFYSGANVVGSYISGMLFDRANPRKLMIGGTLLATIVMTIMIFFNGWPIYGILLTVIGFFNGWIITMVNSFATRSGRDGRYVFNMLYFANNLGMVIGTTIVGPLYQYADGNVSPMFLITTILYTMFSLVVIFFFKDSQQTVAKTEDVEDEEENKTVNIKMPQANLWINWIFFIALVVIWTMYEQWASNLSVFMTDQGISMTKYSLLWTLNGILIVVFQLGITWLNRWVNRPYAQVFIGMFTIGFSFVLLLYAHSYSWFVAAMVVLTIGEATALPTMPAIVNSLSPVAVKGKYQGILNAFSSLGKAIGPLFGGLMIEATSYHILFIICAISIFVMEIIVVFVIKIKRAKAVEY from the coding sequence ATGAACCATCAAGGCGTAGAATTAAAATGGCTTTTATTCGGAATGTTCCTTGGAAGTATTGGGAATAGTTTTGTCTGGCCATTAACAACAATTTATATTCACGATCAGTTGCATGAGTCATTAACTGTATCGGGAATCGTTTTACTCTTTTATTCGGGAGCAAACGTTGTCGGAAGTTATATTAGCGGAATGTTATTTGACCGAGCTAACCCGCGGAAATTAATGATTGGCGGGACACTGCTAGCGACAATCGTAATGACTATTATGATTTTCTTCAATGGCTGGCCGATATATGGAATTCTTTTAACAGTTATTGGATTCTTCAATGGTTGGATTATCACAATGGTTAATTCTTTTGCGACTCGTTCAGGGCGAGATGGTCGTTATGTCTTTAATATGTTGTATTTTGCCAATAACTTGGGAATGGTGATTGGAACTACTATTGTCGGTCCGCTTTACCAGTATGCAGATGGTAATGTTTCACCGATGTTTTTGATTACCACAATTCTCTATACAATGTTCTCGCTTGTTGTTATCTTTTTCTTTAAGGATAGTCAACAGACAGTTGCAAAGACCGAAGATGTGGAAGATGAAGAAGAGAACAAGACAGTTAATATTAAGATGCCTCAAGCTAACTTATGGATTAACTGGATCTTCTTCATTGCCTTAGTTGTAATCTGGACAATGTATGAACAATGGGCAAGTAACTTATCAGTTTTCATGACTGATCAAGGAATCTCAATGACGAAATATAGTCTTTTGTGGACATTAAATGGGATTTTAATCGTTGTTTTCCAACTAGGAATTACTTGGCTTAATCGTTGGGTTAATCGACCATATGCGCAAGTATTTATTGGGATGTTTACAATTGGTTTCTCATTTGTCCTCCTACTTTACGCCCACTCATATAGCTGGTTTGTGGCGGCAATGGTCGTTCTGACAATCGGTGAAGCCACTGCTCTGCCAACAATGCCTGCTATTGTAAACAGCCTTTCACCGGTTGCTGTTAAGGGAAAGTATCAGGGAATTCTGAATGCATTTTCTTCTTTAGGAAAGGCAATTGGTCCGCTATTTGGTGGATTGATGATTGAAGCGACCTCTTATCATATCCTCTTTATTATTTGTGCGATTTCAATTTTTGTAATGGAAATAATAGTAGTCTTTGTTATTAAGATAAAACGTGCAAAAGCAGTTGAATATTAA
- a CDS encoding PPK2 family polyphosphate kinase — MLMKTKKYRYTGKDFDIKTAPTKVKDSADDLKKIKKKIRKNVKSIKNAQKMMYARRHYGVLVVFQAMDAAGKDSMISHIFAGVNPVGFKVANFKQPTGRELRHDYLWRINRELPMRGDIGVFNRSYYEDVLVSRVHPALILQSNIPGIESVHDVNNKFFDSRYEDIRQYESYLTRNGYLIVKFFLHVSKEEQKKRFLARIDTPEKNWKFSAADIRERQYWDDYQKAYEKAINATATKENPWYVIPADDKWYSRLIVSDILTKKINSLPLAYPEVSPEQEMSLRQARKELIAEDK; from the coding sequence ATGTTGATGAAAACCAAGAAATATCGTTACACTGGAAAAGACTTTGATATTAAGACGGCACCAACTAAGGTAAAAGATTCTGCTGATGATCTTAAGAAGATTAAAAAGAAGATCCGAAAAAATGTAAAGTCAATCAAGAATGCGCAAAAGATGATGTATGCGCGGCGTCATTATGGTGTTTTAGTAGTATTTCAAGCAATGGATGCGGCAGGAAAAGATAGTATGATTTCGCATATCTTTGCGGGCGTAAATCCAGTTGGGTTTAAGGTGGCTAATTTTAAACAACCAACAGGCCGCGAATTACGTCATGATTATCTCTGGCGAATCAATCGTGAATTGCCAATGCGTGGTGATATTGGTGTTTTCAATCGATCTTATTATGAGGACGTTCTTGTTTCACGCGTTCATCCTGCTTTAATTTTGCAATCTAATATTCCAGGGATTGAGTCTGTTCATGATGTTAATAACAAATTCTTTGATAGTCGCTATGAAGACATTCGCCAGTACGAAAGTTATCTAACACGGAACGGTTACTTAATTGTAAAATTCTTCCTCCACGTATCAAAGGAAGAACAGAAGAAGCGTTTCTTAGCACGGATTGATACGCCAGAAAAGAATTGGAAGTTTTCTGCAGCTGATATTCGCGAACGTCAATATTGGGACGATTACCAAAAGGCATATGAAAAGGCGATTAATGCTACCGCTACAAAGGAAAATCCATGGTATGTTATTCCGGCTGATGATAAGTGGTACTCGCGTTTAATTGTATCTGATATTTTAACAAAGAAGATTAATAGTTTGCCATTAGCTTATCCTGAGGTTTCGCCAGAACAAGAAATGAGCTTACGCCAAGCACGAAAAGAACTAATAGCAGAAGATAAGTAA
- a CDS encoding helix-turn-helix domain-containing protein, with amino-acid sequence MSFGEQILSRCKELGLTQQNVADELHITRQTLSKWENNKSYPDLKLLLALSEIYHVSVDSLLRENKDLTSFLNRDKASQAFNIIRGLFWLLIGFYFWSPSNYWSNILIPILFCILLEYLYYKECFFLGKYWYKQSHYTLLGYIWTALMIIIVIYGLINKHLNMLLYCFILAIYSFFHQYIYKPRK; translated from the coding sequence ATGTCATTTGGCGAACAAATTCTTAGTCGATGTAAAGAGTTAGGACTAACTCAGCAAAACGTTGCAGATGAATTACACATCACACGACAAACCCTTTCCAAATGGGAAAACAACAAAAGTTACCCTGATTTAAAATTACTTCTTGCTCTCAGTGAGATATATCATGTCTCTGTTGATTCATTACTTAGAGAGAATAAAGACCTAACTAGTTTCCTAAACCGCGATAAAGCCTCACAAGCATTTAATATCATTCGTGGATTGTTTTGGTTGCTTATAGGATTTTATTTTTGGAGTCCTTCTAATTATTGGTCAAATATTTTAATTCCTATTTTATTTTGTATTCTGCTAGAATATTTATACTATAAAGAATGTTTTTTCTTGGGAAAATACTGGTATAAGCAAAGTCACTATACTCTTTTAGGGTATATATGGACAGCATTAATGATCATAATTGTAATCTATGGTCTCATTAATAAGCACCTTAATATGTTACTCTATTGTTTTATATTAGCAATATATTCCTTTTTCCACCAATACATATACAAACCACGTAAATAA
- a CDS encoding MarR family winged helix-turn-helix transcriptional regulator, with amino-acid sequence MALKKDKFEQMNRLLRNYMINMKHFYTELAPELDVTPQQAHTLFYIEKHAGLIQRELGDHFHLRNASVTSMVKNLERDGYIIRKADQESARIKRIFLTKKGEEKTNEVKEIFDQAYLQIIARLDERDIDAIVKGMTNINNNLKK; translated from the coding sequence ATGGCATTAAAAAAAGATAAATTTGAGCAAATGAACCGTTTATTGCGGAACTATATGATTAACATGAAGCATTTTTATACTGAACTTGCCCCTGAATTAGATGTAACTCCACAGCAAGCTCATACACTTTTTTATATAGAAAAACATGCTGGGCTTATTCAACGAGAACTAGGTGACCATTTCCATTTACGGAATGCTAGTGTTACTAGTATGGTGAAAAATCTTGAACGCGACGGGTATATTATCCGGAAGGCGGATCAAGAGTCAGCACGAATTAAGCGGATTTTTCTTACCAAAAAAGGTGAAGAAAAGACTAATGAGGTTAAAGAAATATTTGATCAAGCTTATTTGCAGATTATTGCCCGTCTCGATGAAAGAGATATTGATGCAATAGTTAAAGGGATGACTAATATTAATAACAATCTAAAAAAGTAA
- a CDS encoding ABC transporter ATP-binding protein yields the protein MNRNKFSFRSFFSLINQLHPRYIKLFVGILLGFISTGANLFVPQLAQKLINNFKSISPTLAILTVVIFIAGLITSALSELLLGIFGENVVSKLRKQLWQKLLKMPVKYFDDVKTGEISSRLVNDTSQVKDLLASTLPNAMTSLLQFVGALVIMLAMDWRMTLLMFVAVPLVILVMLPVMNQSRKIGRVRQDELAKFASDSTDVLGEVRLVKSSNGEEHELAKGNRRIDNLYHVGRKEALINSVTQPITNMLMMIMFLGILGYGAIRVMNGAMTMGALVSFLMYLFQIISPVVVISQLFNNMAKTSGATERIQQILTEPEEFAADKAEKDIASAPLKFENVDFAYEEGKPVLRDVSFETKPNAVVAFAGPSGGGKSTIFSLIERFYQPTGGKILIGEENIENVDLAKWREQIGLVSQDAAVMPGTIRDNLTYGLRREVSDEELWDALRMAYADGFVSEMEDQLETEIGERGIKLSGGQRQRIAIARAFLRDPKILMLDEATASLDAESEAMVQKALGDLMQGRTTLVIAHRLSTIVDADKIYFIENGTVSGAGTHQELLKTTPLYAQYVKDQFK from the coding sequence TTGAACAGAAATAAATTTAGTTTTCGGAGTTTCTTTAGTTTAATAAATCAATTACATCCGCGGTATATTAAGCTTTTTGTGGGAATCTTACTAGGTTTTATCTCCACGGGTGCTAACCTATTTGTTCCTCAACTAGCGCAAAAGCTAATTAATAATTTTAAGAGTATTAGTCCAACGTTGGCGATTTTAACAGTTGTAATTTTTATAGCAGGATTAATTACGAGTGCGTTATCAGAGTTATTATTAGGAATTTTTGGTGAAAATGTTGTTTCTAAATTACGGAAACAATTATGGCAAAAACTACTTAAAATGCCTGTAAAATATTTTGATGATGTTAAAACAGGTGAAATCAGTTCACGATTAGTTAATGATACATCACAGGTGAAGGATTTACTTGCTTCAACATTACCAAATGCAATGACATCGCTTTTACAATTCGTTGGTGCACTGGTTATTATGTTAGCAATGGATTGGCGGATGACATTGTTGATGTTTGTGGCAGTTCCTTTAGTGATTTTAGTCATGCTACCAGTGATGAATCAGTCGCGTAAGATTGGTCGGGTTCGGCAAGATGAATTAGCAAAATTTGCTAGTGATTCCACCGATGTATTAGGTGAGGTCCGATTAGTTAAGTCTTCAAACGGTGAAGAACATGAACTGGCAAAGGGAAATCGCCGCATCGACAATTTATATCATGTCGGAAGAAAAGAAGCGTTGATTAACTCAGTAACGCAACCAATTACAAACATGCTCATGATGATAATGTTTCTTGGGATTCTTGGTTACGGAGCAATTCGTGTTATGAATGGTGCAATGACAATGGGCGCCTTAGTTTCGTTTTTAATGTATCTTTTCCAGATTATTAGTCCCGTTGTTGTAATTAGTCAGCTCTTTAATAATATGGCAAAGACTAGCGGAGCCACGGAACGTATCCAACAAATCTTAACTGAACCAGAAGAATTTGCTGCTGATAAAGCAGAAAAAGATATTGCGAGCGCACCATTGAAATTTGAGAATGTTGATTTTGCATATGAGGAAGGCAAGCCAGTCTTACGAGATGTTAGTTTTGAAACCAAACCCAATGCAGTGGTAGCTTTTGCCGGCCCATCTGGTGGAGGAAAGTCAACTATTTTCTCATTGATTGAACGATTCTATCAGCCAACAGGTGGAAAAATTTTGATCGGTGAAGAGAATATCGAAAATGTAGACTTAGCCAAGTGGCGTGAACAAATTGGTCTCGTAAGTCAAGATGCCGCGGTAATGCCAGGAACTATTCGTGATAATTTAACTTATGGGTTACGAAGAGAAGTCTCGGATGAGGAACTTTGGGACGCGTTAAGAATGGCTTATGCAGATGGTTTTGTCAGTGAAATGGAAGATCAGTTAGAAACTGAAATTGGTGAACGAGGGATCAAACTTTCTGGAGGACAACGGCAACGAATAGCGATTGCGCGGGCTTTTCTCCGCGATCCAAAAATCTTAATGCTTGATGAAGCCACTGCTAGCTTGGATGCTGAATCGGAGGCGATGGTTCAAAAAGCATTGGGAGACTTAATGCAAGGAAGAACGACACTAGTAATTGCGCATCGCTTGAGTACGATTGTCGATGCCGATAAAATCTACTTTATCGAAAATGGAACAGTATCCGGTGCAGGAACCCATCAAGAATTATTAAAGACAACACCACTATATGCACAGTATGTTAAGGATCAGTTTAAATAA
- the yycF gene encoding response regulator YycF, whose amino-acid sequence MAKKILVVDDEKPISDIIKFNLEKEGYEVVVAYDGEAALEQVEAENPDLIILDLMLPKIDGLEVAKRVRAKHTMPIIMVTAKDSELDKVLGLELGADDYVTKPFSNRELVARVKANLRRQATLKAPAEEENNTDIQIGDLTIHPEAYTVTKRGENINLTHREFELLHYLAQHIGQVINREHLLQTVWGYDYFGDVRTVDVTVRRLREKIEDNPSHPQWLITRRGVGYYLANPDQN is encoded by the coding sequence ATGGCAAAGAAAATTTTAGTTGTTGATGATGAAAAACCAATTTCTGATATCATCAAATTTAATCTTGAAAAAGAAGGATATGAAGTTGTCGTAGCCTATGATGGCGAAGCAGCTTTAGAACAAGTAGAAGCAGAAAATCCTGATTTAATTATTCTTGACCTAATGCTGCCGAAGATCGATGGACTTGAAGTGGCCAAGCGGGTTCGAGCTAAGCATACCATGCCGATTATTATGGTAACCGCTAAAGATTCGGAACTAGATAAAGTGCTAGGGCTTGAACTTGGGGCCGATGATTATGTTACTAAGCCATTCTCCAACCGCGAACTAGTAGCACGAGTAAAGGCTAATTTACGGCGTCAAGCAACTCTGAAGGCACCAGCAGAGGAAGAAAATAATACCGATATTCAAATTGGCGACCTTACGATTCATCCTGAAGCTTACACCGTAACTAAGCGAGGCGAAAATATCAATTTAACGCATCGTGAATTTGAGCTTCTCCATTATCTAGCTCAACATATTGGACAAGTTATTAACCGTGAACACCTTCTTCAGACTGTATGGGGTTATGACTATTTTGGGGATGTTCGGACAGTTGATGTGACCGTTCGTCGGCTTCGTGAAAAGATTGAAGATAACCCAAGTCACCCCCAATGGTTAATTACCCGGCGTGGTGTTGGCTATTACCTAGCAAATCCTGATCAGAATTAG
- the walK gene encoding cell wall metabolism sensor histidine kinase WalK codes for MNSKLKFYQSIRFKIALVFVLILMLTLECVGAVFVRQLEHQNLNTFKQTIELPSYVDNSLAEQLSRSNTKKANKQINQILSEVNNNNISEIRVVDSKSIVRGTSNADNRSAIGQKTTDQAIKATLLNNRSHTENLYDNSNHTRYYVNVIPLVDNSNNNVVGAVYLRASLESVYSNINNITLVYLSAAMITIVLSLILAIIISQEITRPIEEMRKQTLRIARGDYSGQVKVLGNDELGQLAGAVNNLSVRVEEAQESSDSERRRLDSILSHMSDGVLATDRRGNVTIVNNMALQLLGVENEDDLIGKSIIDVLDIRHDYTVRQLVNGEQREMIIDMSNSGNNLILNAYFSPIQRESGFVSGLVCVLHDVTSQQKEERERKQFVSNVSHELRTPLTSVRSYVEALSDGAWQDKEIAPQFLKVVQDETDRMIRMINDLLSLSRMDAGTTKLNLEYVNINELFNYILDRFDMIIKKEEDPKKKKYTIERYFTKKDLWVEIDTDKFTQVIDNIMNNAIKYSPDGGVITTRLLETHNHVILSISDQGLGIPRKDLGRIFDRFFRVDKARSRKQGGTGLGLAISKEVINMLGGQIWVDSVEGKGSTFYISLPYVPYEEEDWDDEEAEK; via the coding sequence GTGAACAGCAAGTTAAAATTTTATCAATCGATTCGTTTTAAAATCGCTCTCGTATTCGTGTTAATTTTGATGTTAACACTTGAATGTGTTGGGGCGGTTTTTGTGCGTCAATTAGAGCATCAAAACCTTAATACGTTTAAGCAAACCATTGAATTACCGTCTTACGTTGATAATTCTTTAGCAGAGCAGTTATCACGATCAAATACTAAAAAAGCTAACAAACAAATTAATCAAATTCTTTCAGAAGTTAATAATAATAACATTTCTGAAATCCGGGTAGTTGATAGTAAGAGTATTGTGCGGGGAACAAGCAACGCTGATAATCGGAGTGCAATCGGTCAGAAAACAACGGACCAAGCAATCAAAGCAACCTTATTAAATAATAGGTCGCATACCGAAAACCTGTACGATAATTCAAATCACACGCGTTACTATGTCAATGTGATTCCCCTCGTGGATAACAGTAATAATAACGTTGTGGGAGCTGTTTACCTGCGAGCTAGTCTGGAAAGTGTCTACTCTAATATTAATAATATTACGTTGGTATACTTATCCGCGGCAATGATTACTATTGTCTTGAGTTTAATCTTGGCAATTATTATTTCCCAGGAAATTACCCGCCCAATTGAAGAAATGAGGAAACAAACATTACGAATTGCCCGGGGAGACTATTCTGGTCAAGTAAAAGTATTGGGAAATGACGAGTTAGGACAATTGGCAGGAGCAGTTAATAATCTTTCTGTCCGGGTTGAAGAGGCACAGGAGTCGAGCGATTCTGAGCGACGGCGGCTTGATAGTATTTTATCCCATATGTCAGATGGGGTTTTAGCCACTGATCGTCGCGGAAATGTGACAATTGTAAATAATATGGCGTTACAGTTACTGGGTGTCGAAAATGAAGACGATTTAATTGGTAAATCAATTATTGATGTGTTAGATATTCGTCATGACTATACCGTTCGGCAACTAGTAAATGGTGAACAGCGCGAGATGATTATTGATATGTCAAACTCTGGCAATAATTTGATCTTAAACGCTTACTTCTCACCAATTCAACGTGAATCTGGCTTTGTCAGTGGGCTTGTGTGTGTCCTTCATGATGTAACGAGCCAGCAAAAAGAAGAACGCGAACGGAAGCAATTCGTTTCAAACGTCTCGCATGAGTTGCGGACTCCATTAACAAGTGTTAGAAGTTATGTCGAAGCATTAAGTGATGGTGCTTGGCAGGATAAAGAAATTGCCCCTCAGTTCTTAAAGGTTGTCCAGGATGAGACGGACCGGATGATTCGAATGATCAATGACCTGTTGAGTCTATCACGGATGGATGCAGGGACAACGAAGCTCAATCTGGAATACGTAAATATCAATGAGTTATTTAACTATATCTTGGATCGTTTCGATATGATTATTAAAAAAGAAGAAGATCCAAAAAAGAAAAAATATACCATTGAACGATACTTTACTAAGAAAGATTTATGGGTTGAAATTGATACTGATAAGTTTACCCAGGTAATTGATAATATTATGAATAACGCGATTAAGTATTCTCCAGATGGTGGTGTAATTACAACACGATTACTGGAGACACATAATCATGTTATTTTAAGTATTTCTGACCAAGGCCTAGGGATTCCACGAAAAGATCTTGGACGTATCTTTGATCGATTCTTCCGCGTTGATAAGGCAAGAAGCCGGAAGCAAGGAGGAACAGGTCTGGGACTAGCTATTTCCAAGGAAGTTATCAATATGCTTGGTGGACAAATTTGGGTTGATAGTGTAGAAGGCAAGGGTTCAACATTCTATATTTCCTTGCCATATGTACCTTATGAGGAGGAAGACTGGGATGATGAAGAAGCTGAAAAGTAA
- a CDS encoding YycH family regulatory protein — protein MMKKLKSNWQAIALTVVVLLSLFISWIVWTNPFPFEGARHENFNNNQSQQYTPQSMGDVYLPTKAVETNEKGTQNQLYSPKANLILSVKKELEDWKLGRTNVVKQNNSDVYLSYLRRRNSLMLTYPDEVPSSVFNETFSQSIDTDRVNQINHIVIPLNGQHEIYLLGDHHYSVYRVRVEKGKFNRIRQLLKSMDRIPVDHKIINGIAVMMYPRPFELPALGYQITAQNIDTLSASLMSTNQHTTITANRNGNETTYTDGTNRRLIFNRQNGTLKYENYLSKDDRESTSQIFPHFYNKLTTIGIPLDNLRYDEVSEHGRRLNYRAYVNSFPIFNSDGYGEVTLESTSGGNERFWLSLYSLQVPLPIDHQMVKLPSSADVINQLHATNRMRDIKDLRVGYIWKTDKDSHVVKLVPTYFIKYRGHWVEYTELEK, from the coding sequence ATGATGAAGAAGCTGAAAAGTAATTGGCAAGCAATCGCCTTAACGGTTGTTGTGCTTCTTAGTTTATTCATTTCATGGATTGTCTGGACCAACCCATTTCCTTTTGAGGGAGCACGACACGAAAATTTCAATAATAACCAATCACAACAATATACACCGCAATCAATGGGCGATGTTTATCTCCCAACTAAAGCAGTTGAGACAAATGAAAAAGGAACTCAGAATCAACTTTATAGCCCTAAAGCTAATTTAATTCTGAGCGTAAAAAAAGAGTTAGAGGATTGGAAATTAGGCCGGACAAATGTTGTCAAACAAAATAACAGTGATGTTTATTTGAGTTATTTGCGACGGCGGAACTCGTTAATGCTGACATATCCGGATGAGGTACCGAGCTCAGTCTTCAACGAAACATTTTCCCAGTCAATTGATACTGACCGGGTTAATCAGATTAACCATATTGTTATCCCATTAAACGGGCAACATGAGATTTACTTACTTGGTGACCACCATTATAGTGTGTATCGAGTACGGGTAGAGAAAGGAAAATTTAATCGCATTCGGCAACTTTTAAAGTCAATGGATCGGATCCCGGTTGACCATAAAATTATTAACGGGATAGCGGTAATGATGTATCCGCGACCCTTTGAATTACCAGCATTAGGATATCAAATCACTGCGCAAAACATTGATACCCTTAGTGCTAGTCTGATGAGTACTAACCAACACACAACAATCACGGCAAATCGGAATGGTAACGAGACTACCTATACGGATGGAACCAATCGTCGGCTGATATTTAATCGCCAAAATGGAACGCTTAAATACGAAAATTACCTTAGTAAGGACGATCGGGAATCAACAAGCCAGATTTTCCCACACTTCTATAATAAGTTGACGACAATTGGAATTCCGCTTGATAATTTGCGCTATGATGAGGTGAGTGAGCATGGTCGTCGGTTAAACTATCGGGCTTATGTTAATAGCTTTCCAATTTTCAATAGTGATGGTTATGGGGAAGTAACGCTTGAATCCACAAGTGGCGGGAATGAACGCTTCTGGCTAAGTCTTTATAGTCTTCAAGTGCCATTGCCAATTGATCACCAGATGGTCAAGCTTCCATCAAGTGCAGATGTGATTAATCAATTACATGCAACCAACCGGATGCGTGACATCAAGGACTTACGTGTCGGGTATATTTGGAAAACTGATAAAGATAGTCATGTTGTAAAGTTAGTGCCAACATATTTCATTAAGTATCGCGGCCACTGGGTTGAATATACCGAGTTAGAAAAGTAG
- a CDS encoding two-component system regulatory protein YycI, with translation MNFKRIQWIFILAFLLFDIFVGSSLILETRFTVSNGQQNRQSTVLKEMRNDSISYGELSNKQQTGYYIAGKKSSDGGDLEQETGKLRNQNFRLSSGTLTSEFDKPIKITESNNIRRVDRLLKNKKMVSLGNHYRYNKELSDKNTLVYTQMLEGKPLFSNDGQIRFRLNSDHEITGYTQTYLQDVEILRQRSNTISQRRAITWLYKHNQIPNNSRIRWSVLSYSKLLNTTTDDKAVYVPTWTVEIKTKNSGAIQQLQVNAFNSTVMKETPDSVNTNSLNNK, from the coding sequence ATGAATTTTAAACGTATTCAATGGATCTTTATCCTTGCCTTTTTGCTTTTTGATATTTTTGTTGGAAGTTCATTAATCTTAGAAACTAGATTTACCGTTTCTAATGGTCAGCAAAATCGCCAATCAACAGTGTTAAAAGAAATGCGTAATGACTCGATTAGTTATGGCGAGCTTTCTAATAAGCAGCAAACCGGATATTATATTGCTGGAAAGAAATCTTCTGATGGCGGAGACCTAGAGCAGGAAACCGGAAAATTACGTAATCAAAACTTTCGCCTTTCTTCAGGAACATTGACTAGTGAGTTTGATAAGCCAATTAAAATCACTGAAAGTAATAATATTCGGCGTGTCGACCGTCTATTAAAAAATAAAAAGATGGTAAGCTTAGGAAATCATTATCGCTATAACAAGGAATTATCGGACAAAAATACCCTTGTTTATACGCAAATGCTAGAAGGAAAGCCGCTATTTTCAAATGATGGGCAAATTCGTTTTCGGCTAAACTCTGACCATGAGATAACAGGTTATACGCAGACTTACTTGCAAGATGTTGAAATTCTCCGGCAACGGTCAAATACGATTAGCCAGCGCCGAGCAATTACCTGGTTGTATAAACATAATCAGATTCCTAATAACTCCCGCATTAGGTGGTCGGTGCTCAGTTATTCTAAGCTCCTTAACACTACTACTGATGATAAAGCAGTCTATGTGCCAACGTGGACTGTTGAAATCAAAACTAAAAACTCAGGAGCAATTCAACAATTACAAGTTAACGCATTTAATAGTACAGTTATGAAGGAAACGCCAGATAGTGTGAATACGAACTCGTTAAATAATAAGTAA
- a CDS encoding MBL fold metallo-hydrolase yields the protein MTETDPLRYSVLASGSTGNVTYLETRNHRILIDAGLSGKRIENLMKKIDRSLKDVDAIFVTHEHSDHTHGVGVLARRYGMDVYANEGTWQAMADKVGKIPLAQKHIIAPNTVKDLGDMDIESFAVSHDAAQPQFYQVHHNNKTFCIITDTGYVSDRVTGTIRNADAYVMECNHDTEMLRMGPYSWPLKQRILGDEGHLSNEEGADALMSVVGRRTKEIFLGHRSQHNNMRSLAHLTVASLMEQHDFGVDHDFKLQDAEPEEPSKLMTL from the coding sequence GTGACAGAAACGGATCCATTACGTTATAGTGTACTTGCGAGCGGGAGTACTGGGAATGTAACTTATTTGGAAACGCGCAACCACCGGATCTTAATTGATGCCGGTTTAAGTGGGAAGCGGATTGAAAATTTAATGAAGAAGATTGATCGATCATTAAAGGATGTCGATGCAATTTTTGTAACGCATGAACACAGTGATCATACGCATGGTGTTGGTGTATTGGCACGCCGTTATGGAATGGATGTATATGCCAATGAGGGTACCTGGCAGGCAATGGCTGATAAAGTTGGTAAAATCCCATTAGCACAAAAGCATATTATTGCACCAAATACTGTTAAGGACTTGGGAGACATGGATATTGAAAGTTTTGCGGTATCCCATGATGCTGCGCAACCGCAATTTTACCAAGTTCACCACAATAATAAGACCTTCTGTATTATTACGGATACTGGTTATGTTTCTGATCGAGTTACGGGAACCATCCGAAATGCAGATGCCTACGTAATGGAATGCAATCATGATACAGAAATGTTGCGGATGGGTCCTTATTCATGGCCATTAAAACAGCGAATATTAGGGGATGAGGGTCACCTTTCCAATGAAGAAGGTGCTGATGCATTGATGAGTGTTGTTGGCCGGCGAACCAAAGAGATTTTTCTTGGCCACCGTAGTCAACATAACAACATGCGTTCGCTCGCCCACTTAACAGTTGCAAGTTTGATGGAGCAGCATGACTTTGGCGTTGACCATGATTTTAAATTGCAAGATGCTGAACCAGAAGAACCAAGCAAGTTAATGACGTTATAA